From Ignavibacteriota bacterium:
GTGCGCTTTCGCTCGCCGGTATGCTGTCGCTTCCGGAGCTTGCGGCGCTGTACGCGCGCGCCGCGGTGGTCGTTGCCAACTCTACCGGGCCGCTGCATCTCGCGGCGGCTCTCGGGACGCCGGTCGTCGGGATCTATCCCCAGCTCACGCCGATGAGTCCGGCTCGCTGGGGGCCATACACGGACAAGAAGCGTGTCCTTGTCCCGGATGAACCGGCGGATTGCCGGTCGTGCCGGAACGGTGAGCGGTGTGTCTGCATCGACTCCATAACGATCGATCAGGTCTATGACGCAGCAAGTTCATTCCTTACAAGAACCAGCCAGGACGGCACCCGGGAGGGAACGCATGCGTAACAGTGGAAAGACGGCGGCATTCCGCCGATGGGCGGCACGGTTCGGCCTCGTGGTCCTCCTGGTGATGGTGGCGGTGTTCGTGTTGGACGCCCAGATCCAGAAGAAGGCGGTGCCGAAGAAGAAAACGACGGCCGCGCAGCGCGCCGCGCTGGCGAAGGCAGATAGTCTCCGCAAAGTGCGCCAGGCCGATTCGCTCCGTGCTGTTGCCCGGGCATGGGCCGTCGCCGATTCCACGCGCCGGGCCGATTCCCTCGCCCGGAGGGCCGTGGAGCTGGCGCGCATCCCGAGATACCGGACCATCAAACAGAATGCCTTCGGGGTCGGCGAGAAGCTCGTGTTCGACGTGAACTACGGTATGGTCACGGCGGGCGAGGCCTTCATGACCATTGCCCGCACCGACTCCATGTTCGGAAGGAAAGCGTACCGCATCGAGTTCGGCGTGAACTCCCTGCCGAGCTTCTCATGGATCTATAAGGTCGAAGACCGCTACCTGACCTTCATCGACGTCGAGGCCATCGCGCCGCTCCGTTTCGAGCAGCATATCCGTGAGGGGTCGTACAGCCGCGATTTCACCGCCGACTTCGACCAGATGCGCCATGTCGCGCGGACATCGGAGGGCGAGTATCCGATCCCCCCGTACGTGCACGACATCCTCTCCGCATTCTATTACGCGCGCATCGTGGACTACTCGAAGTTCGCGGTGGGCGATACCATCGGGTTGCACAATTTCTACAAGGACAAGAGTCACGAGCTCATCGTGAGATTCCTCGGCAGGCAGGAACTGGAGGTCGAGGCCGGTACCTTCCGGACCCTCGTCGTCGAACCCCTGGTCAAGGAGGGTGGCCTGTTCAAGAGCGAAGGCCGCATCGTGATCTGGCTGACCGATGATGAACGGAAGCTCCCGGTACGGGTGAATACCAAGGTGGTCATCGGTTCCATCGATGTGGAACTGCGTGAGTATTTCGGGATCAACGGTCCGCTCCCATCGCGGATCAAGTAGTCTTTTCTCCAGGAGGCGGTATGCCACGACATCCACGCGCTGACCTGTCGAAGGTCACCACGATCTCCATCGGCTCGCGGGAGAGCAAGGTCTCCCCGAAGTTGTTTGCCGTTCCCTTTGACGGGAAGCAGGATTCCTTCCGTCTGTTCATGAAGGGGCTGCCGGACATTCTTGTGGCGAAGGACCTGCGGGGCCTCGTCCATGACATCGTCCAGGCACGAAAGAAGGCGAAGCCGGTCGTCCTGATGATGGGCGCCCATGTGGTCAAGGTCGGACTTGCCCCGGTGATCATCGACCTGATGGAGAAGAATGTCATCACTGCCGTCGCAATGAACAGTGCCTCGGCCATCCATGATGTGGAGACCGCGCTGTTCGGGCAGACATCGGAGGATGTGGCGGAGAACATGATGGACGGCCGGTTCGGCATGGCGAGGGAAACGGGGGATTTCATCAACGGGACCCTCTCCTCGTCCGTGCTCAACGGCGATGAAGGGTACGGGGAGGCGCTCGGACAGCAGTTGCTCAAGGACAAGGCGAAGAACGCCCGCGTCAGCATCCTCGCATCCGCATCCCGGTTGGGGGTGCCTGTGACCGTGCATGCGGCGATCGGGACCGACATCATCCACCAGCAGCCGACCATGAACGGTGCGGCCACCGGCGAGATGTCGATGCGTGATTTCACGACGCTGGCCGCGGTATGCGGCAAACTCACGGGCGGCGGCGTGGTGTTGAACGTCGGGAGTGCGGTGATCATGCCCGAGGTGTTCCTCAAGGCCCTCACCGTGGCACGCAATCTCGGTGCGAAGGCACGGGGCTTCACGACCGCGGTGTTCGATATGAACTCCCAGTATCGTCCGACCATGAACGTGCAGCGCCGTCCGACGCAGGACGGTGGCAAGGGGCTCTACATCACGGGCCATCACGAGATCATGATCCCGCTTCTCGCAGCGATGGTCATCACGGAGCTTGGCAATGACTGACCCGACGCAGGTCCCCGAAACGACCCCACAGCCCGTCCCGGCAACGGTGCCGGCCCCACGCGCGCCGTTCTTCCGTCGGCTGAGTCCGGTCGCATTCGTCATCCTCACCCTGGCCGGCGTGTTCATCCTCTACCAGATCGTCGCGGGCGGCATACTGCTCCTCCTCGTGGGGGGTGATATCACGACGGACACGGTCGGTGTGGTCCGATGGTCCACGGTGATCGGCCAGCTGGTCTTTCTCCTGGTGCCTTCGCTCATTCTGACGCATCTGCGCTACGGGAAGATCTTCGAGCCGCTCCGGTTCAAGCGGATCGACCCGCTGCAGTTGCTTGTCGTCCTTGTCGGCGTCGTCGCGCTGCAGCAAGTGCTGCAGGGCTATATGCTGATGCAGGAGGCGATCCCCGTGCCGGCAGCGCTCGAACGGATCCTCATTCCGATCAAGCAGATGATGGAAGCGATGTTGCGGATCCTGCTGACCGTGAACTCCACAGGCGAGTTCCTGCTGGTGCTCGTGATGGTTGCTGTTGTGCCCGCAGTCTCGGAGGAGATCCTGTTCCGTGGACTCGTGCAGGGCGATCTCGAACGGTCCATCGGCGGGTGGAAGAGCGCGGTCGTGGCGGGCGTGGTGTTCGGCGTCTACCATCTGAACCCTTTCAATCTTGTGCCCATCGTCGTGATCGGTATTGCCTTCGGCCTCATCGTGTACCGCTCGGGCAACATCCTGCTGGCCATGGCGGCGCACTTCCTGAACAACGCGATCGCCGTGTTCGCGGTGTGGGTGGGGGTGGCCGACGATTTCCTGTTCTTCGCGCCGCAGGGTGCTCCCGCGGCCACGGCGATCGCGTTGAACACTCTTGTCTGTGCCGTGGTTTTTCTGGCGCTAATGTGGTACTTTATTCGCATCACACGCAGACCTCTCCAAGCCTGACCGGAATGCCATGTCCATGAGCAATCTCACGACGCGCGTGCTTGTCGCGCTCGTCGGTATCCCCCTTGTTGTCGGTGCGGTCTTTGCCGGCGGCTATTTCTTCTTTGCCTTCGTCCTGGCCGTGTCGGTCCTGGCCCTGCGCGAATTCTACGTCCTCGCCCGCGCCAAGGGAGCGTTCCCTCAGGATGTGGTCGGCTACATCGTCGGCGTGCTGATGGTGCCGGTGTTCCTGTATGATCGGCTGCACACCGTGATCATCGGTGCCTTCGTGGAGGCAGGCGTGGAGGTTCCGTTCCCGGTCATGGCCCAGGAATTCCTGATCCTGCTCCTTGCCGCGGTGCCCGTGATGCTCGTCGTGGAGTTGTTCCGCGGAAAGCCCAATGCGCTCCTGAATGTCGCGGTGACGGTCATGGGGGCACTCTATGTGTCTGCGTTCTTCGGCAGCCTCGTCGGACTGCGTGAGCTGTTCGTCCCGGCGGACTTCCCCGTGTACGCCCATTTCCCGGATGCCGGTCCCGTTCGTCTCGGAGGAGACCGCCGCGACGATCTACCGGTGGGGGGCGTGGACCGTGCTGACGATCTTTGCTGCTATCTGGGTCTGTGACTCGGCCGCATACTTCGCCGGACGGGCATTCGGCAAACACAAGCTCTTTGAACGCGTCAGCCCCAAGAAGACCTGGGAAGGTGCGATCGCCGGATTTCTTGGTGCGATCGCGGCCTTTCTCATCATGCAGGCGCTCGTGCTTCCGTATCTCACCGTGACGCAGGCACTGGTCTGCGGCATGATCGTCGGCATCTTCGGGCAGCTCGGCGATCTTGTGGAGTCACTCCTGAAGCGGGATGCGGGCGTGAAGGACTCTTCGTCGCTGATTCCCGGACATGGCGGCGTGCTGGACCGCTTTGACAGCATTTTGTTCGTATCTCCTCTCCTCTTTTTGTATCTCGATTTCATCGTATTCTGACGGGACTGTGATGGCGCAACGTGCGGGTGAACGGAAGAGTGGCAAGCCCAGGGTGCATGTGATCACCATGGGGTGCGCGAAGAACACGGTCGATTCCGAGAAGCTGCTGGCGCAGCTCCGCATCAACCGTATCCCCATCGCATCGACGATCGACGATGCCGATGTGGCCGTGATCAACACCTGCGGATTCATCGACGCGGCAAAGGAAGAGTCGATCGACATGATCATCGCCGGCGTGAAGAGGAAGGGCCAGGGCCGGCTCCGGAAAGTGATCGCGATGGGATGTCTCACCGAACGCTACCGGGTGGATCTCGAGAAGGAGATCCCGGAGGTGGACCGGTTCTTCGGTACCCATCAGCTTGGCGATGTGCTGGAGGAACTCGGCGGCCATCTCCGCACCGAGCTCCTGGGCGAGCGCTTCCTCACCACGCCCTCGCACACCGCATATCTGAAGATCTCCGAGGGGTGTGACCACCCCTGCTCATTCTGTGCGATCCCGCTCATGCGTGGCAAGCATGTGAGCCGTCAGCCCGCCGACATCCTGGAGGAAGCGCGCTCCCTTGCGCGCAACGGCGTCAGGGAACTCATTGTCATCGCGCAGGATACCACGTTCTACGGCATGGACCTGTGGGGAGAGCGCCGCCTGGCGTCGCTGCT
This genomic window contains:
- a CDS encoding DUF3108 domain-containing protein; amino-acid sequence: MVAVFVLDAQIQKKAVPKKKTTAAQRAALAKADSLRKVRQADSLRAVARAWAVADSTRRADSLARRAVELARIPRYRTIKQNAFGVGEKLVFDVNYGMVTAGEAFMTIARTDSMFGRKAYRIEFGVNSLPSFSWIYKVEDRYLTFIDVEAIAPLRFEQHIREGSYSRDFTADFDQMRHVARTSEGEYPIPPYVHDILSAFYYARIVDYSKFAVGDTIGLHNFYKDKSHELIVRFLGRQELEVEAGTFRTLVVEPLVKEGGLFKSEGRIVIWLTDDERKLPVRVNTKVVIGSIDVELREYFGINGPLPSRIK
- a CDS encoding CPBP family intramembrane metalloprotease, producing the protein MTDPTQVPETTPQPVPATVPAPRAPFFRRLSPVAFVILTLAGVFILYQIVAGGILLLLVGGDITTDTVGVVRWSTVIGQLVFLLVPSLILTHLRYGKIFEPLRFKRIDPLQLLVVLVGVVALQQVLQGYMLMQEAIPVPAALERILIPIKQMMEAMLRILLTVNSTGEFLLVLVMVAVVPAVSEEILFRGLVQGDLERSIGGWKSAVVAGVVFGVYHLNPFNLVPIVVIGIAFGLIVYRSGNILLAMAAHFLNNAIAVFAVWVGVADDFLFFAPQGAPAATAIALNTLVCAVVFLALMWYFIRITRRPLQA
- a CDS encoding phosphatidate cytidylyltransferase codes for the protein MCLRSSAASSDCVSCSSRRTSPCTPISRMPVPFVSEETAATIYRWGAWTVLTIFAAIWVCDSAAYFAGRAFGKHKLFERVSPKKTWEGAIAGFLGAIAAFLIMQALVLPYLTVTQALVCGMIVGIFGQLGDLVESLLKRDAGVKDSSSLIPGHGGVLDRFDSILFVSPLLFLYLDFIVF